Below is a window of Pseudomonas sp. B21-040 DNA.
TGGCGCAGAACCCACGCTTCACTGAGGGCCGAGCCTTGGCGGCGTTGTACTTGGCCCGTGACTTATTGACCCAACGTGGGGTGTTTTTGCCATGAAGTTGAATTTCCCCCATCCGTTGATGGCGCCGGTGGTTGAACTGGCGTTGAAGGCTGGCGAAGCGATTTTGCCGTTCTGGCGCACCGGCACGGCCGTGACGGCCAAGGCTGACGATTCGCCAGTGACCGCTGCCGATCTGGCGGCTCATCATTTGATTCTGGCCGGGTTGACCGCGCTGGACCCCAGTATTCCTGTGCTGTCCGAAGAAGACGCCAACATCCCCCAAAGCGTGCGCGCCGGGTGGCAGCGTTGGTGGCTGGTAGATCCGCTGGACGGAACCAAGGAATTCATTAGCGGCAGCGAAGAGTTCACCGTCAACATTGCGTTGATCGAGCAGGGGCGGGTGGTGTTTGGTGTGGTGTCGATGCCGACCAACGGGCGCTTCTACGTCGGTGGTGCAGGCTTGGGCGCTTGGCGTGGCGATAGGGGCAGCCAGCCATTACCGATCCAGGTCCGCGAAGTGCCTGCTGCGGGAGAGGCGTTTACCGTGGTCGCCAGCCGTCGACATTCGAGCCCGGAGCAGGAGCGCTTGCTGGCCGGGTTGAGCGATAGCCTGGGTGAGTTGCAATTGGCCAACATCGGCAGTTCGTTGAAGTTCTGCCTGTTGGCGGAAGGGGCGGCAGATTGTTATCCGCGTCTGGCGCCGACGTCGCAGTGGGACACGGCAGCTGCGCAAGGCGTGTTGGAAGGCGCGGGCGGCGAGGTGCTGGATTTGAGCGGTGCGCCGTTTTGCTATCCGGCGCGCGAGTCGTTGTTGAATGAGTTCTTTTTGGCGCTGCCGGCGAAGGCTGCCTGGCGCGAAAAACTGCTGGCGTTGGCGCGGGCATAAAGATCAAAAAAACGCAGCCTCGTTTCACTCGACAGCTCCTACAAGGGGCGCGCGGTCTTCTGTAGGAGCTGTCGAGTGAAACGAGGCTGCGAATTTTGCGTCAACGGTGAAGCACGTACTGCCCGGTAAACGTCACCGCATCGTCATCACTGTCGACATTCACAATCCGCGAATGCAACGTCAACCGCGCTCGCCCATAGCGCTGATACATCACCAAAAACTTCTTCCACACCGCCGCACTCGGTGCCTGACAAATCGCTGTCGCGTCCATGGTCACCGGCAGTGGATAGCTGATCTGCCCTTCGTGAATCACGATGTGCCCGTCTTTGATCCCCTCTTCACGCAAGCGCAAATGCAGCCAGCCCCAACCCGCCAGCACCGCCCCGCAATAGAGACTGCCGCCGAACATGGTGCTTTTGTGGTTGACGTTGGCTTCCAGCGGCAAGTACAGGCGCAATTGCTGGTCGTGCCAGTCGAGCACTTTGATACCCATGGCCTGCGTCAAGGGGATGTCGTGATGGAGAATGGATTCCAGGTGACGACTGTCGCGGTTCATGCATGGGCCTCTTGTCTGAAGGTGTTGATTAACGGTCGCTCAATCGAGATCGTCGGTCGGGCCGCTGGCGAAGATCAGCCCATGTTTGCGCAGCTTGTCGTGCAAGGTTTTACGCGGGATGCCCAGCGCTTCGGCAAGGCTGCGCACGGAGCTGTGTGAGCGCGCCAGTTCGGCGGCGATCAGGCTCTTTTCGAAGTTTTCCACTTGCTCGCTCAAGCCGCCGCTGACCACTTCAACCATTGTGTTGGGGCCGCCGCCGGGCGTGTTGTTGTCCAGCGCCAGTTCGAGGCCCAAGGCAAAGCGTTCGGCGGCATTTTGTAGCTCGCGAACGTTGCCGGGCCAGGTGTGGCGCAGCAACAGGGCGCGATGCCCCGGTTGCAATTCATGGGAGGGCAAACCGTGGCGGGCGCTGGCTTCATCGGCGAAATGCTGGAACAACGTCAACGCGTCTTCGCCACGTTCGCGCAGCGGCGGAATACGCAGCGGTGCGACGTTCAGGCGGTAATACAAGTCGGCGCGAAAGCGTCCTTGATCGGCGGATTGGCGCAGGTCTTCCTTGGTCGCGGCGATGATGCGGATGTCCAGCGGGATCAATTGATTGCCACCCAGGCGTTCGACGACGCGCTCCTGTAGCAATCGCAGCAATTTCACCTGCACATCCAGGCTCATGCTTTCGATTTCATCGAGGAACAGCGTGCCGCCGTTGGCGAACTCGAACTTGCCGATGCGACGCTTTTGCGCGCCGGTGAACGCTCCGGGCTCGTGGCCGAACAACTCGCTTTCCACCACCGACTCGGCCAGCGCACCGGCATTGATCGCCACGAACGGGCCATTACGACGGTTCGACAAATCGTGCAGCGCCCGCGCCACGACTTCTTTGCCGGCACCGGTTTCACCCAGAATCAACACATCAGCCTTGGTCGCGGCCAGTGCGCCAATCTGCTCGCGCAGACGCAACATCGGCGCCGAATGCCCGACCAGCCGGGTGCTCAATTCATTGCGATCACTCAAGGCCAGACGCAGGCTGCGGTTATCCAGCACCAGCCGACGCAAAGCCAGTGCGCGACGCACACTGTCGAGCAAGGCATCGCTGGCGAAGGGTTTTTCCAGGAAGTCATAAGCCCCGGCGCGCATGGCTTGCACCGCCAGCGGTACATCGCCGTGGCCGGTGATGAGCAGCACGGGCAGCTCCGGGTCCTGGGCATGCAGTTCGGTCAGCAGTTCGAGACCGTCCATGCCCGGCATACGAATGTCACTGACCACCACGCCCGGCCAGTCGCGCTCCAATTGCACGGCCAGGCCCTTGGCCTCGGCCAGCGGCAGGATTTTCAGGCCGGCGAGGTCCAGGGTCTGGCTCAGGGCCTGACGCAGGTGGGGATCGTCGTCGATCAACACGACCTGGATGCGGTTGTCGATGGTCATGCACTTCGGTCCTCGGACGGTTGCAGGCTCACACCCGGTGCGCCTGCGCGTAGCTTCAAAGTAATCAGGGCGCCGCCTTCCTTGTGGTTGGCGAACGACAGTTCACCCCCGAAGGCACGCATCAGAGTTTCACAAATCGCCAGCCCCAGCCCAAGCCCTTGTGTGCGAGTCTTGGTGGTGTAGAAAGGCTCGCTGGCGCGCCCCAGGGCTTCCATGCAAAAGCCGGGGCCGTTGTCGCGAATGTACAGATGGACGCCGTCGGCGGTGGATTGGGCACTCAACCAGAGTTTACGCGGTGGACCTTTTTCGGTCAGCGCGTCCAGAGCGTTGGCCAACAGGTTACCGAGCACCTGGCGCAGACGGGTTTCCCCGGCCTCGACCCACAGCGTGGCGGCCGGTAAATCGCGGATCAGCTCGACCTCCATGCTGCGTCGACGCTTGGCCAGCAACGCCAGCGCGTCATCCAGCGCCGGTTGCAGAGCGACACTTTCCGGCGCGTGACGATCACGCCGGGCAAAGGCGCGCAGGTGAGCGATGATCGAGGCCATGCGCCCGGTCAGTTCGCTGATCAGTTTGAGATTGCCGCGCGCATCGTCGGTGCGTTGATGATCGAGCAGCACTTCGGCGTTTTCCGCGTAGCTGCGAATCGCCGCCAGTGGCTGATTGAGTTCGTGGCTGATGCTCGCCGACATCGTTCCCAATGCCGACAATTTACCGGCCTGGACCAGATCATCCTGCGCGCGCACCAGTTCCTGCTGGGCGTGTTCGCGCTCCAGCACTTCCTGTTTCAAACGCCGGTTGAGACCTTCGAGGTCGCTGGTGCGTTCGGCGACCCGGCCTTCCAGTTCGCGACGGGCCTTGGCTTCGAAGGCGATCCGTTCGAGGTAATGGCGGCGGCGCTGCATCATCAGCCCAAGCAGCAGCATCAACACCAACAGCGTGGCGCCTCCGATGGCGACCACCGTACGCACCGGTCGGTCGATCAAGGTGCGCGGGGCGAGGATGCTGACGTTCCAGCCGGTTTCGGCGATCTGCTGGGTCTGAGTCAGCCAGGCGTTGGGGTTGAGCTTCAGCGGTTTGGGGTCACGGGTCGGGTAGGGCTGGATCGCGGTTATCGCTTTGCTTTCTTCGTCGCTCAACGGACGGGTCGAGCGGAAGCGCCACTCTGGCCGTGACGTGAGAATGACCACGCCGTTATGGTCGGTCAGCAACAGCTGTTCCGGGGTTTTGCCCCAGAGACTTTCGGTGTGGTCCAGATCAACCTTGACCACCAGCACGCCGATGACTTTTTCGCCATCGCGTACTGCGGCGGCGAAGAAGTAGCCGCGTTTGGCGGAGGTCGTGCCCAGGCCGAAAAACCGTCCGAGCCGCCCGGCCATGGCTTCGCTGAAATAGGGCCGGAAGGAAAAATTACGGCCGACAAAGCTGTCGTGTTTGTCCCAATTGGACGCCGCCAGCGTTTTGCCGCGGGTGTCCATCAAGTACATGACTTCGGCACCGGTCTGGGTGCTGATGTTTTTCAGCAAGCGGTTGGCATTGCCTTGGGTGGCGCTATCGTCCGGCGCGCCGAGTACCGCGCGCAGGGCCGGCAAGTCGCCGAGGATTTGCGGCAACACTTCATAACGATGCAGCGTGCCCAGCAGGTTGGCGACGTACAGGTCGAGGGTTTGGCGATTTTGCCCGGCCAGTTCGCTGCGGTAATAGCGCTCGGCCAAGTGCTCCAGCGGCCACAGTAACGGCGCCAGGCATAGCGCCACCAGGGCGAGGCTGCGCCAGCGGGGTCTGCGAGGGAGGGTCGGAGTCATGAGCATCGGGCGCCTGGGGGTACAGG
It encodes the following:
- the cysQ gene encoding 3'(2'),5'-bisphosphate nucleotidase CysQ — protein: MKLNFPHPLMAPVVELALKAGEAILPFWRTGTAVTAKADDSPVTAADLAAHHLILAGLTALDPSIPVLSEEDANIPQSVRAGWQRWWLVDPLDGTKEFISGSEEFTVNIALIEQGRVVFGVVSMPTNGRFYVGGAGLGAWRGDRGSQPLPIQVREVPAAGEAFTVVASRRHSSPEQERLLAGLSDSLGELQLANIGSSLKFCLLAEGAADCYPRLAPTSQWDTAAAQGVLEGAGGEVLDLSGAPFCYPARESLLNEFFLALPAKAAWREKLLALARA
- a CDS encoding ATP-binding protein, translated to MTPTLPRRPRWRSLALVALCLAPLLWPLEHLAERYYRSELAGQNRQTLDLYVANLLGTLHRYEVLPQILGDLPALRAVLGAPDDSATQGNANRLLKNISTQTGAEVMYLMDTRGKTLAASNWDKHDSFVGRNFSFRPYFSEAMAGRLGRFFGLGTTSAKRGYFFAAAVRDGEKVIGVLVVKVDLDHTESLWGKTPEQLLLTDHNGVVILTSRPEWRFRSTRPLSDEESKAITAIQPYPTRDPKPLKLNPNAWLTQTQQIAETGWNVSILAPRTLIDRPVRTVVAIGGATLLVLMLLLGLMMQRRRHYLERIAFEAKARRELEGRVAERTSDLEGLNRRLKQEVLEREHAQQELVRAQDDLVQAGKLSALGTMSASISHELNQPLAAIRSYAENAEVLLDHQRTDDARGNLKLISELTGRMASIIAHLRAFARRDRHAPESVALQPALDDALALLAKRRRSMEVELIRDLPAATLWVEAGETRLRQVLGNLLANALDALTEKGPPRKLWLSAQSTADGVHLYIRDNGPGFCMEALGRASEPFYTTKTRTQGLGLGLAICETLMRAFGGELSFANHKEGGALITLKLRAGAPGVSLQPSEDRSA
- a CDS encoding sigma-54 dependent transcriptional regulator codes for the protein MTIDNRIQVVLIDDDPHLRQALSQTLDLAGLKILPLAEAKGLAVQLERDWPGVVVSDIRMPGMDGLELLTELHAQDPELPVLLITGHGDVPLAVQAMRAGAYDFLEKPFASDALLDSVRRALALRRLVLDNRSLRLALSDRNELSTRLVGHSAPMLRLREQIGALAATKADVLILGETGAGKEVVARALHDLSNRRNGPFVAINAGALAESVVESELFGHEPGAFTGAQKRRIGKFEFANGGTLFLDEIESMSLDVQVKLLRLLQERVVERLGGNQLIPLDIRIIAATKEDLRQSADQGRFRADLYYRLNVAPLRIPPLRERGEDALTLFQHFADEASARHGLPSHELQPGHRALLLRHTWPGNVRELQNAAERFALGLELALDNNTPGGGPNTMVEVVSGGLSEQVENFEKSLIAAELARSHSSVRSLAEALGIPRKTLHDKLRKHGLIFASGPTDDLD
- a CDS encoding thioesterase domain-containing protein, giving the protein MNRDSRHLESILHHDIPLTQAMGIKVLDWHDQQLRLYLPLEANVNHKSTMFGGSLYCGAVLAGWGWLHLRLREEGIKDGHIVIHEGQISYPLPVTMDATAICQAPSAAVWKKFLVMYQRYGRARLTLHSRIVNVDSDDDAVTFTGQYVLHR